From one Synechococcus sp. WH 8016 genomic stretch:
- a CDS encoding NAD(P)H-quinone oxidoreductase subunit M: protein MADTLLKSTTRHVRLFTARVDDGRLVPDPHQLTLDLDPDNEFLWDESCVQTVQQRFRELVAAHSGQPLNDYNLRRIGSELEGSIRQLLQAGQLSYNPDCRVLNYSMGLPRTPELL, encoded by the coding sequence ATGGCCGACACCCTGCTGAAGAGCACCACTCGCCACGTGCGCCTATTCACAGCTCGAGTGGATGACGGGCGGCTCGTCCCAGACCCCCATCAGCTCACTCTCGACCTTGATCCAGACAATGAGTTCCTTTGGGATGAAAGCTGTGTTCAGACGGTTCAACAACGCTTCCGTGAGCTGGTTGCTGCCCATTCAGGACAGCCTCTGAACGATTACAACCTTCGCCGGATCGGCTCGGAACTAGAGGGAAGCATCCGCCAGCTCCTGCAGGCAGGCCAGCTGAGCTACAACCCTGATTGCCGGGTTCTGAACTACTCCATGGGCCTGCCCCGCACACCTGAACTGCTGTGA
- a CDS encoding NnrU family protein, whose protein sequence is MLVLLLVFAVIHSGGAALRTRAEAKIGARAWRLLFAALSIPSAIVVIGYFLAHRYDGIRLWNLQGVEGLVPVIWVLTAISFLFLYPATYNLLEIPAVLKPQVRLYASGIIRISRHPQAVGQVLWCFSHALWIGSSFMVVTCIGLIGHHLFAVWHGDRRLQARFGDDFVKLKQSTSVLPFAAVLDGRQTLIWSELLRPAQLGIAIAVGVFWWAHRFISLGGIAFLHSPLEGLLS, encoded by the coding sequence ATGCTGGTGCTGCTTTTGGTCTTCGCTGTGATTCACAGCGGTGGGGCTGCCCTTCGCACGCGCGCTGAAGCCAAAATTGGGGCCAGGGCCTGGCGCTTGCTATTCGCTGCCTTGAGTATTCCTTCCGCGATTGTCGTCATCGGCTATTTCCTTGCCCATCGCTATGACGGCATAAGGCTCTGGAATCTTCAAGGCGTGGAGGGCTTAGTGCCCGTGATCTGGGTGCTCACAGCCATTAGTTTTCTGTTCCTTTATCCAGCCACATACAACCTGCTGGAAATCCCCGCTGTCCTGAAACCGCAAGTGCGTCTCTACGCCAGCGGCATCATACGGATTAGCCGTCACCCTCAAGCCGTTGGCCAGGTTCTCTGGTGCTTTAGCCATGCCCTATGGATCGGCAGCAGCTTCATGGTCGTGACCTGCATCGGCCTGATCGGACATCACCTGTTCGCTGTTTGGCATGGAGATCGACGCTTACAAGCTCGATTCGGTGACGACTTCGTAAAGCTGAAACAAAGCACATCCGTGCTGCCTTTCGCCGCTGTCCTTGATGGACGTCAGACCCTGATTTGGAGCGAATTGCTGCGGCCAGCACAACTCGGCATCGCGATCGCGGTGGGGGTTTTCTGGTGGGCCCATCGCTTCATTTCATTGGGAGGCATCGCATTCCTTCACTCACCTCTTGAAGGGCTTTTGAGCTGA
- a CDS encoding RNA-binding protein — protein sequence MSVRLYIGNLPQTFEAKELETQLTSVGEGIRFKTVLDRETGACRGFGFANVDDEKVADALIEQFNGKDFNGNTLRVERSERRESNAGGGAGRRGGPGGPGNAPGSARKAVNKVVHSDAKAESAPDPRWAGELSKLKDLLADQKTSV from the coding sequence ATGAGCGTGCGTCTTTACATCGGCAACTTGCCGCAAACATTCGAAGCCAAAGAGTTGGAGACCCAACTCACCAGCGTGGGGGAGGGAATCCGCTTCAAAACCGTGCTCGATCGAGAAACGGGAGCCTGTCGTGGCTTTGGGTTCGCCAATGTTGACGACGAAAAAGTTGCCGATGCTTTGATCGAGCAATTCAACGGCAAGGACTTCAATGGCAACACCCTGCGCGTAGAACGCTCTGAACGACGAGAGAGCAACGCAGGTGGCGGAGCTGGTCGTCGAGGCGGTCCCGGCGGCCCTGGCAATGCCCCAGGCTCGGCCCGGAAAGCTGTCAACAAGGTGGTTCACAGCGACGCAAAAGCAGAATCAGCACCCGATCCTCGCTGGGCTGGAGAACTATCCAAACTCAAAGATTTGCTGGCAGACCAGAAGACATCAGTCTGA
- the tsaB gene encoding tRNA (adenosine(37)-N6)-threonylcarbamoyltransferase complex dimerization subunit type 1 TsaB: MSRWLLALHSSSETLGLAVCDAENPAGGTRILSRSMGRQLTNGLISAVEELLPRAEWASIGRLAVSTGPGGFTGTRLTVVMARTLAQQLGCPLHGESSFALMAPRLSVALPASQALEPFSIVQTLPRRGRVAGRYRLLSGSIPVEELERPRLLSEDEDPSPALSMELDVASDVQHLLQRCCHWEQEAAPGPWELVLPIYPTSPVGPV; encoded by the coding sequence ATGAGCCGTTGGCTGTTGGCTTTGCATAGTTCGAGCGAAACCCTTGGTCTTGCCGTTTGCGACGCTGAAAACCCTGCTGGGGGGACTCGCATCCTGTCTCGCTCGATGGGACGTCAGCTCACCAATGGTTTGATTTCTGCTGTTGAGGAGCTGCTCCCAAGAGCGGAATGGGCTTCGATTGGCCGTTTGGCTGTGAGCACAGGTCCTGGAGGGTTCACGGGAACTCGCTTGACCGTGGTCATGGCACGCACCCTGGCCCAGCAGTTGGGGTGCCCTTTGCACGGTGAGAGCAGTTTCGCTTTGATGGCCCCACGGTTATCCGTGGCCTTGCCGGCCAGTCAGGCTTTGGAGCCCTTCTCGATCGTGCAGACCCTTCCCCGTCGTGGTCGAGTGGCGGGTCGCTACCGCCTACTCTCTGGCTCCATTCCGGTGGAAGAGCTGGAACGTCCTCGTTTGCTCAGCGAGGACGAGGACCCCTCTCCAGCTCTCAGCATGGAGCTGGATGTTGCGTCGGATGTGCAGCATCTGCTCCAGCGTTGTTGTCACTGGGAGCAGGAGGCCGCTCCAGGGCCCTGGGAGCTTGTGCTGCCCATTTACCCCACGTCTCCGGTGGGACCTGTCTGA
- the pds gene encoding 15-cis-phytoene desaturase, with translation MRIAIAGAGLAGLSCAKYLADAGHTPILMEARDVLGGKVAAWKDEDGDWYETGLHIFFGAYPNMLQLFKELNIEDRLQWKSHSMIFNQPEEPGTYSRFDFPDLPAPINGVAAILGNNDMLSWPEKISFGLGLVPAMLRGQGYVEECDKYSWTEWLKLHNIPERVNDEVFIAMSKALNFIDPDEISSTVLLTALNRFLQEKNGSRMAFLDGAPPERLCDPIVEHVQSLGGEVHLDSPLREIKLNADGSVAAFHIGGVKGKESFDLVADAYVSALPVDPFKLLVPEAWQQMDVFRKLDGLRGVPVINIHLWFDRKLTDIDHLLFSRSPLLSVYADMSIACKEYEDPDRSMLELVFAPAKDWIGRSDEDIIEATMGELKKLFPMHFGTDNPAKLRKSKVVKTPLSVYKTTPGCQQLRPDQTTPIKNFFLAGDYTMQRYLASMEGAVLSGKLCAEAVDRKHDQLSSSSSVSEPVSA, from the coding sequence ATGCGTATCGCCATTGCGGGAGCAGGTCTGGCGGGTCTCTCCTGTGCGAAATATCTGGCGGACGCCGGTCATACCCCCATCCTCATGGAAGCCAGGGACGTGCTTGGCGGGAAAGTTGCTGCTTGGAAGGATGAAGACGGCGACTGGTACGAAACGGGTTTGCATATCTTTTTCGGGGCCTATCCGAACATGCTGCAGTTGTTCAAAGAACTGAATATTGAGGACAGGCTCCAATGGAAGAGCCACTCGATGATTTTCAATCAGCCAGAGGAGCCTGGTACTTATAGTCGTTTTGATTTTCCAGACTTACCGGCACCTATTAATGGTGTTGCGGCAATTTTGGGAAACAACGACATGCTGTCTTGGCCAGAAAAAATCAGTTTTGGTCTTGGCCTGGTGCCAGCAATGCTGAGGGGGCAGGGTTATGTGGAAGAGTGCGATAAATATTCATGGACTGAGTGGCTCAAGCTTCACAACATTCCTGAGCGTGTGAATGATGAAGTCTTCATTGCCATGAGCAAGGCTTTGAATTTTATTGATCCTGACGAAATTTCATCCACGGTCTTACTAACAGCTCTCAATCGTTTTTTACAGGAAAAAAATGGCTCTCGGATGGCTTTTCTCGATGGAGCACCTCCAGAACGTCTTTGCGACCCAATTGTGGAACATGTCCAATCGTTAGGCGGTGAAGTTCATCTGGATAGCCCATTGAGAGAGATTAAACTCAACGCTGATGGAAGCGTTGCTGCTTTTCATATTGGAGGAGTAAAGGGGAAGGAAAGTTTTGATCTTGTTGCTGATGCTTACGTGAGCGCACTTCCTGTGGATCCGTTCAAGCTGCTGGTACCAGAGGCATGGCAACAAATGGATGTCTTTCGCAAGTTGGATGGTCTCCGCGGAGTGCCGGTGATCAATATTCATCTCTGGTTTGATCGAAAGCTGACGGACATCGATCATTTGCTGTTCAGCCGTTCACCTCTGCTGAGTGTTTATGCCGATATGAGTATTGCGTGTAAGGAGTATGAGGACCCGGATCGTTCAATGCTTGAGCTTGTCTTTGCACCTGCGAAGGATTGGATTGGCCGGAGTGATGAGGATATTATTGAAGCAACAATGGGCGAACTTAAGAAATTGTTCCCCATGCATTTTGGGACTGACAATCCTGCAAAGCTTCGTAAGTCAAAGGTTGTAAAAACACCTTTGTCTGTCTACAAAACGACGCCTGGCTGTCAGCAGCTTCGACCTGATCAGACGACTCCCATCAAAAACTTCTTTTTGGCAGGTGATTACACGATGCAGCGCTATCTGGCTTCTATGGAGGGTGCTGTGTTGAGCGGCAAACTTTGTGCTGAGGCTGTAGACCGCAAGCATGATCAGCTGTCATCATCTTCTTCTGTCAGCGAGCCGGTCTCGGCCTGA
- a CDS encoding DUF3172 domain-containing protein codes for MSRSPYDRPRGGNPRRPDERRGGRYNPPPPGNNEGGDGGGRFNTTRIAVLAGVLVVGIGIGSAVTSTTQGDQGNIASSQQLDMAVPDPEFCRQWGASAFVMDIEMYTTLNPSSSFVTQPTLQPGCVIRRENWAVLRKEGAVTAAQERQCKQRMNTFAYIGSVRDKPVVRCVYQTDITQNKFLTKGIADDTVGITPEADQF; via the coding sequence GTGAGCCGCTCCCCCTACGACCGTCCACGGGGCGGAAATCCCCGTCGTCCTGATGAGCGCAGAGGAGGTCGGTACAACCCTCCGCCACCGGGCAACAACGAGGGTGGAGATGGAGGCGGTCGTTTCAACACCACCAGAATTGCTGTCCTCGCTGGAGTTCTTGTGGTGGGGATCGGTATCGGCAGTGCCGTGACAAGCACCACCCAGGGAGATCAAGGCAACATCGCCAGCAGCCAGCAGTTGGATATGGCGGTGCCCGATCCAGAGTTCTGCAGGCAATGGGGAGCTAGCGCCTTTGTGATGGACATTGAGATGTACACCACACTCAACCCATCCAGCAGCTTCGTCACGCAGCCCACCCTCCAACCAGGCTGTGTGATTCGTCGAGAGAACTGGGCTGTATTACGCAAAGAAGGCGCCGTCACCGCAGCTCAGGAAAGGCAATGCAAACAAAGGATGAACACCTTTGCTTACATCGGATCCGTGCGGGACAAACCCGTTGTTCGCTGCGTCTACCAAACCGACATCACGCAGAACAAATTTCTCACCAAGGGAATCGCCGACGACACCGTGGGAATCACCCCAGAAGCTGATCAGTTTTAA
- a CDS encoding 1-acyl-sn-glycerol-3-phosphate acyltransferase produces the protein MSRLVPTTDDSSAVVTSITPKPSLVYQLVSYLLVFPVFRGLLKGRTSGNALVPLQGPLVVVANHGSHLDPPLLGHALGRPVAFMAKAELFRIPILGALIRACGAYPVKRGASDREAIRTATARLEEGWAIGVFLDGTRQTDGRVNEPRPGAALLAARSGAPLLPVAIINSHRALGAGRSWPRLVPVELRIGEPIPAPTGRRKPDLEATTRELQQRINALIDQGVGKP, from the coding sequence ATGTCTCGCCTTGTGCCGACCACGGACGACAGCTCGGCTGTTGTGACATCCATCACGCCTAAACCCAGCCTGGTCTACCAACTCGTTAGCTACTTGCTGGTTTTTCCTGTCTTTCGAGGACTCTTAAAAGGTCGCACGAGCGGCAACGCTTTGGTGCCCCTTCAGGGGCCATTGGTGGTGGTTGCGAATCATGGCTCCCATCTCGATCCACCGTTGCTTGGCCACGCCTTGGGCCGTCCTGTGGCCTTTATGGCCAAGGCAGAGCTCTTCCGGATTCCAATCTTGGGGGCCCTGATTCGGGCCTGCGGTGCGTATCCGGTGAAACGGGGTGCCAGTGATCGAGAGGCAATTCGTACAGCAACAGCTCGGCTGGAAGAAGGCTGGGCCATTGGTGTCTTTCTGGATGGCACCCGTCAAACGGACGGCCGCGTGAATGAACCAAGACCAGGCGCAGCCCTCCTTGCAGCGCGCAGCGGAGCCCCCCTTCTCCCGGTGGCCATCATCAATAGCCATCGCGCCCTAGGCGCGGGGAGAAGCTGGCCAAGACTCGTTCCTGTTGAACTTCGCATCGGAGAGCCAATCCCTGCTCCTACAGGACGCAGGAAGCCAGATCTAGAGGCCACCACCCGGGAGCTTCAGCAGCGCATCAACGCCTTGATCGATCAAGGCGTCGGGAAGCCTTGA
- a CDS encoding CCA tRNA nucleotidyltransferase → MHMHPTSAEDSILEGDAGQMAGQLMTRLQPQRWPIPLDRFPAGTVLVGGAVRDGLLNRLTEHPDLDMVVPDDALELVQKLSQEFGGACVVLDRDRDMARLVLGSWTIDLARQDGDDLTADLLRRDYRINAIALTLTTEPKLLDPSGGLADLRDQRIAAVHEQNLLDDPLRLLRAPRLAAELSMRIDEATLEMIARHRQQLPKVAPERIQAELLKLVQANNADQAISLLHSLQLIAPWCSDQSPKTFNTRALTTEEQQLALPLARLTQLLSDQGLRDLRFSRKQIQRCLRLRTWWLRDQQQSADTLEEQERLKLHQELEEDLPAFTLAWPLERQKEWLSRWRDQEDTLFHPSAPLNGRALQAELGLRPGPELGELIHHLCLERAFGRIGSEAEAIQRARDWINRPL, encoded by the coding sequence ATGCACATGCACCCCACCTCTGCAGAGGACTCCATTCTGGAGGGGGATGCCGGCCAGATGGCAGGTCAACTCATGACACGGCTGCAGCCACAACGCTGGCCGATCCCTCTCGATCGCTTCCCCGCAGGAACAGTGCTGGTGGGCGGAGCCGTCCGTGACGGATTGCTTAACCGTTTAACGGAGCATCCAGATCTCGACATGGTGGTTCCGGACGATGCGCTGGAACTGGTCCAAAAACTCTCTCAAGAGTTTGGAGGCGCCTGTGTGGTGCTTGATCGAGACAGGGACATGGCCCGCCTGGTTCTAGGAAGTTGGACCATCGATCTTGCAAGACAGGACGGTGATGATCTCACCGCTGATCTATTGCGAAGGGACTATCGAATTAACGCCATTGCTCTCACCCTCACGACGGAACCAAAACTGTTGGATCCCAGCGGTGGACTTGCGGATCTACGCGATCAACGCATTGCTGCCGTTCACGAACAGAACCTGCTGGATGATCCCCTGCGGTTGCTGAGAGCTCCAAGACTGGCCGCCGAGCTCTCGATGAGGATCGACGAGGCAACACTCGAGATGATCGCGCGCCATCGTCAGCAATTGCCCAAGGTGGCACCAGAACGGATACAAGCGGAGCTGCTGAAGCTTGTTCAAGCCAACAATGCCGATCAAGCGATCAGCTTGCTGCACTCTTTGCAATTGATCGCGCCATGGTGTTCCGATCAATCGCCAAAAACGTTCAACACACGCGCTTTAACAACAGAAGAACAACAACTCGCCCTGCCGCTAGCGCGCTTAACGCAGTTACTGAGTGATCAAGGCTTGCGCGATTTGCGGTTTAGCCGGAAGCAAATCCAACGCTGCTTGCGACTGAGAACCTGGTGGTTGAGAGATCAACAACAAAGCGCTGACACCCTGGAAGAGCAGGAGCGCTTAAAACTGCATCAAGAGCTTGAAGAGGATCTCCCGGCCTTCACATTGGCCTGGCCGTTGGAGCGTCAAAAGGAATGGCTCAGTCGCTGGCGTGACCAGGAGGACACCCTGTTCCATCCCAGTGCACCCCTGAATGGTCGAGCGTTGCAGGCGGAACTTGGCTTGCGTCCAGGCCCCGAGCTGGGGGAGCTGATTCATCATCTTTGCCTTGAACGGGCCTTCGGGCGGATTGGCAGCGAAGCCGAAGCCATTCAGCGCGCACGCGACTGGATTAACAGGCCGCTGTGA
- a CDS encoding phytoene synthase: protein MTLAASDLDAAFEACRSETAEWAKTFYLGTLLLPLEKRRAIWAIYVWCRRTDELMDSEEAQLRPVEELAERLDRWEEKTRALFDGSVEDNLDAVMHDTLQRYPQDIQPYLDMIEGQRMDLSWTRYPTFEDLKLYCYRVAGTVGLMTQGVMGVDEAYTSAPWSECPDPSDAAVALGIANQLTNILRDVGEDRARGRIYLPQEDLRHFGVSEDDLLAGKINEAWIELMMFQLARAREWFVRSEAGVRWLSADARWPVWTSLRLYRGILDAIERNNYDVFNRRAFVGKLSKALELPRCFVIAQSR from the coding sequence ATGACCCTCGCAGCTTCGGATCTCGATGCAGCCTTCGAGGCTTGTCGTTCTGAGACAGCCGAGTGGGCAAAGACGTTTTATTTGGGCACGTTGTTGTTGCCGCTTGAGAAGAGGCGGGCAATTTGGGCCATTTACGTCTGGTGTCGACGGACCGATGAACTCATGGATAGCGAGGAGGCTCAATTACGTCCGGTCGAGGAGCTTGCCGAGCGACTCGATCGTTGGGAAGAAAAAACCAGAGCACTTTTCGACGGCTCTGTTGAAGACAATTTGGATGCGGTGATGCACGACACTTTGCAGCGATATCCGCAGGATATTCAGCCTTACTTAGACATGATTGAAGGGCAGCGCATGGATCTGTCTTGGACCCGCTACCCCACTTTTGAAGATTTAAAGCTCTATTGCTATCGCGTTGCGGGAACCGTTGGCTTGATGACTCAGGGAGTGATGGGTGTTGATGAGGCTTACACCTCAGCTCCATGGAGTGAGTGTCCTGATCCTTCTGACGCAGCCGTTGCCCTGGGGATTGCGAATCAACTCACCAACATTCTTCGTGATGTTGGTGAAGATCGTGCGCGAGGTCGTATCTATCTCCCGCAAGAAGATCTCCGCCACTTTGGAGTCAGTGAAGATGATCTTTTGGCCGGAAAGATCAATGAGGCTTGGATTGAGCTGATGATGTTTCAGCTGGCTCGTGCCAGAGAATGGTTCGTTCGCTCGGAAGCTGGGGTCCGCTGGTTGTCAGCAGACGCGCGCTGGCCTGTTTGGACGTCTCTTCGCCTTTATAGGGGGATTCTCGATGCGATTGAACGCAATAATTATGATGTTTTCAATCGCCGTGCCTTCGTTGGCAAATTGAGCAAAGCTCTTGAACTTCCAAGATGCTTTGTGATCGCTCAGTCTCGCTAA
- a CDS encoding LysR family transcriptional regulator yields the protein MADLPFTLDQLRILRAIVSEGSFKKAADSLYVTQPAVSLQIQNLEKQLEVSLFDRGGRKAQLTEAGHLLLSYCDRILSQCHEACRALDDLHNLKGGSLVVGASQTTGTYLMPRMIGLFRQKFPDVAVQLHVHSTRRTGWSVANGQIDLAIIGGELPAELNESLQVVPYASDELALVLPVKHPLARLPELSKEDLYRLGFVCLDAQSTTRKMVDQLLARSGLDVQRLRIEMELNSLEAIKNAVQSGLGAAFLPVVSIERELTAGSLHKPSVAGLQVRRQLRLITHPARYCSRAAEAFRCDVLPVFASADSPLRQPRPAAVGPEPVITDLDAP from the coding sequence ATGGCCGATCTGCCTTTCACACTGGATCAGCTGCGGATTCTCCGCGCCATCGTCAGCGAAGGCAGCTTTAAAAAAGCTGCTGACAGTCTTTATGTGACGCAGCCAGCGGTCAGTTTGCAGATCCAGAACCTGGAGAAGCAGCTTGAGGTGTCCTTGTTTGATCGTGGAGGTCGCAAGGCTCAGCTCACCGAAGCCGGTCACTTGCTGCTGAGCTATTGCGATCGAATTCTGAGTCAATGCCACGAAGCGTGTCGCGCTTTGGATGACTTGCACAACCTGAAGGGGGGATCTCTCGTGGTGGGTGCAAGCCAAACCACGGGGACGTACCTGATGCCCCGAATGATTGGTTTGTTTCGGCAAAAATTCCCAGATGTGGCCGTGCAGCTGCATGTTCACAGCACGAGACGAACCGGTTGGAGCGTGGCGAATGGCCAGATCGATCTCGCCATCATCGGTGGCGAATTACCCGCTGAGTTGAACGAGTCGCTTCAGGTGGTTCCTTACGCCAGTGATGAATTGGCCCTGGTGCTTCCGGTGAAGCACCCCCTGGCTCGCCTGCCTGAATTGAGTAAGGAGGATCTCTATCGCTTGGGATTTGTTTGTTTAGATGCCCAGTCCACCACGCGCAAGATGGTGGATCAGCTGCTGGCGCGTTCTGGTTTGGATGTGCAGAGACTGCGGATTGAGATGGAGCTCAATTCCCTTGAGGCCATCAAAAATGCTGTGCAATCAGGCTTGGGTGCGGCTTTCCTGCCGGTGGTCTCGATTGAGAGGGAGCTCACGGCAGGCAGTTTGCACAAGCCATCCGTGGCGGGCCTTCAGGTGCGGCGCCAATTAAGGCTGATCACCCACCCAGCTCGCTACTGCTCACGGGCGGCAGAGGCGTTTCGGTGTGATGTTTTGCCGGTGTTTGCCAGCGCCGATAGTCCTTTGCGTCAGCCAAGACCTGCGGCTGTAGGGCCAGAGCCCGTGATCACAGATCTTGACGCGCCTTAA
- a CDS encoding YdcF family protein — protein sequence MARGWRSTFVILAALAWASTAGPLRPFRQALTTVQPPQRILVLGGDLDRERVGLRLAQQLSLPLVVSGGSNPEYAQWLVRDAGMDQGRVLLDYRAKDTFSNFTSLVDDLKRDGVRHVYLVTSEDHLPRAMTVGRLVAGSRGIRLTGVPVACQPSCREETWGKRLGDGIRALTWVITGRDLKPWALRNWPQGFPTP from the coding sequence ATGGCCCGAGGCTGGCGTTCCACGTTTGTGATCCTTGCGGCTCTGGCGTGGGCAAGCACTGCAGGCCCCTTAAGGCCGTTTCGTCAGGCCCTCACCACCGTGCAGCCTCCTCAACGGATTCTCGTGCTGGGCGGAGACCTCGATCGCGAAAGGGTGGGACTGCGCTTGGCTCAGCAATTGTCTTTGCCCCTGGTTGTCAGTGGTGGCAGCAATCCGGAGTACGCACAGTGGCTCGTTAGGGATGCGGGGATGGATCAGGGCCGTGTCTTGCTGGATTACAGAGCTAAAGACACCTTCAGTAACTTCACCTCTTTGGTCGACGACTTGAAACGCGACGGTGTGCGGCACGTTTATTTGGTGACGAGTGAAGATCATTTGCCCCGCGCCATGACCGTGGGACGGCTTGTGGCAGGAAGCCGGGGGATTCGCTTAACGGGAGTGCCTGTGGCCTGTCAGCCCTCTTGTCGTGAGGAGACGTGGGGCAAGCGTTTGGGTGATGGCATTCGGGCGCTGACTTGGGTCATCACAGGTCGGGACCTCAAGCCTTGGGCGCTACGGAATTGGCCTCAAGGCTTCCCGACGCCTTGA
- a CDS encoding Ycf34 family protein, whose product MCICVDCRWVDRCQAYHAVERQHGVAHLNDKPDVCPEEPRIHISLHDLNEGGVGVEWDVRACTSFEADYGRWQRLRPEQELPR is encoded by the coding sequence ATGTGCATCTGCGTGGATTGCCGCTGGGTGGATCGTTGTCAGGCCTATCACGCGGTGGAGCGGCAGCATGGTGTGGCTCATCTCAATGACAAGCCTGACGTGTGTCCTGAAGAACCTCGCATTCATATCAGTCTTCATGACCTGAACGAGGGTGGTGTTGGCGTGGAATGGGATGTGCGCGCTTGCACGAGCTTTGAGGCTGATTACGGACGATGGCAGCGGTTGCGCCCTGAGCAGGAGTTGCCTCGATGA